A region from the Deltaproteobacteria bacterium genome encodes:
- a CDS encoding cupin domain-containing protein: MKDPYAESRGAMIRRLRKSQSLTLANLAEKTGLSLSFLSQVERGIINPSINSLRRIALALGTPVSHFFDETESTRGPVVRKSERRVLINRDSRLVYQLLSSDPNHRIEFLLSRLEIGASSVEFPMAHKGDEAALVLQGEGRFEFGGERFDLKEGDSIYITENTPHRFTNIGSVPLIIVSAISPPGF, from the coding sequence ATGAAAGATCCCTATGCAGAGTCAAGGGGCGCAATGATTCGCAGGCTCAGGAAATCGCAGAGCCTCACCCTTGCAAATCTCGCCGAAAAGACGGGGCTCAGCCTGAGTTTTCTCAGTCAGGTCGAAAGAGGGATCATCAACCCGTCTATCAATTCTCTTCGGAGAATCGCTCTCGCCTTGGGCACGCCCGTCAGTCATTTCTTTGATGAAACCGAGTCAACCAGAGGGCCCGTTGTAAGAAAAAGCGAGCGAAGAGTTCTCATCAATCGAGATTCCCGGTTGGTCTATCAACTGCTATCCTCGGATCCGAATCACCGGATCGAATTCCTCCTCAGTAGACTTGAAATCGGAGCCTCGAGTGTCGAGTTTCCCATGGCCCACAAGGGTGATGAGGCCGCTCTTGTCCTTCAAGGAGAAGGCAGGTTCGAATTCGGCGGGGAGAGATTCGACCTGAAGGAGGGAGACTCGATCTATATAACCGAAAACACGCCGCACAGGTTCACCAACATAGGGAGCGTTCCTCTTATTATC